From a region of the Fimbriiglobus ruber genome:
- a CDS encoding ISKra4 family transposase, protein MTALGTLRFGRQYTTTADGGHFLADDTLGIDGYVSPAAERMAVFAGTRDSFAHAQQTLRELCGWHLDDEVIRQLTHAAARRATAHRETRTDDERMARAPGDLEVAIDAGKVNTDTGWRDVKLAVFCRRKAGPPVGLDQWKDRTLPTPSVRAVVAAIEEASAFAGRVRAESDRLNVTTAADLTVLGDGAEWIWNLSAAVVPQAAGVLDAFHAIAHVADAVKAIGTEPSAAAERIATGRRALLGQGKVGIETWIADRFGELPAGADGEPLIGLAAYLLPHATRLEYASRLARGRSIGSGLVEGSITQFVNRRLKQTGAKWKVAHVGPLVELAALIDTPDWNTLWVAA, encoded by the coding sequence TTGACCGCCCTCGGCACCCTCCGCTTCGGTCGGCAGTACACCACCACGGCCGATGGCGGACACTTCCTCGCCGACGACACCCTCGGCATCGACGGGTACGTGAGCCCGGCCGCCGAGCGCATGGCCGTGTTCGCCGGCACCCGGGATTCGTTCGCCCACGCTCAGCAAACCCTGCGGGAATTGTGCGGTTGGCACCTCGACGACGAGGTCATCCGCCAGCTCACGCACGCGGCCGCCCGTCGCGCCACGGCCCACCGCGAGACGCGGACCGACGACGAACGTATGGCCCGGGCACCCGGCGACCTCGAAGTCGCCATCGACGCCGGTAAGGTCAACACCGACACGGGCTGGCGGGACGTCAAACTGGCCGTCTTTTGCCGGCGGAAAGCGGGGCCACCGGTGGGGTTGGACCAGTGGAAGGACCGAACACTTCCTACCCCGTCGGTCCGCGCGGTGGTCGCCGCGATTGAAGAAGCGAGTGCGTTCGCCGGACGGGTGCGGGCCGAGTCGGATCGACTGAATGTCACGACCGCCGCCGACCTCACGGTCCTGGGCGACGGGGCCGAGTGGATCTGGAATCTGAGCGCGGCCGTCGTCCCCCAGGCGGCCGGGGTCCTGGATGCCTTCCACGCCATCGCGCATGTGGCGGACGCGGTGAAGGCGATCGGGACCGAGCCGTCGGCCGCGGCCGAGCGGATCGCCACCGGCCGGCGGGCGTTGCTGGGCCAGGGCAAGGTCGGGATCGAAACGTGGATCGCGGATCGGTTCGGCGAGTTGCCGGCGGGGGCGGATGGCGAACCGCTGATCGGTCTGGCCGCGTATCTGCTGCCGCACGCGACGCGACTCGAGTATGCCTCTCGTCTGGCCCGAGGCCGGAGCATTGGCAGCGGGCTGGTGGAAGGGTCGATCACGCAGTTCGTCAACCGGCGTCTGAAGCAGACCGGGGCGAAGTGGAAGGTCGCCCACGTCGGCCCGCTGGTGGAATTGGCCGCGTTGATCGACACGCCCGATTGGAATACGCTCTGGGTCGCAGCATAA